In a genomic window of Scyliorhinus torazame isolate Kashiwa2021f chromosome 5, sScyTor2.1, whole genome shotgun sequence:
- the LOC140421513 gene encoding uncharacterized protein, giving the protein MEKPWKCRDCGIGCNYPSELETHRRIHTGERPFTCFVCEKGFTKLSNLITHQHVHTDLRLFKCADCEKSFKSRNDLLIHQRTHTGERPFTCSVCGKGFTQSSHLLKHQLVHSDQRPFKCADCEKSFKSRINLLIHQRTHTGERPFICSVCGKGFTQSSQLLTHQLVHTNQRPFKCADCAKNFKSRKDLLIHQRTHTGERPFTCTVCGKGFTCSSHFLKHQLVHTDQRPFICADCEKSFKSRMDLLIHQRTHTGERPFTCLECGKGFNALSNLQTHHQVHSNQRPFKCADCEKSFKSRKYLLIHQRTHTGERPFTCSVCGKGFTQSSHLMTHQLVHTDQRPFKCSDCEKSFKSKSCLLIHQRTHTGERPFSCSLCGKGFTRSSQILRHQRVHTGQRPYTCPVCEKKFTQSSHLTRHQLVHTGQKLFKCSDCEKIFKSKPNLQRHQRVHTETES; this is encoded by the coding sequence atggagaaaccatggaaatgtaggGACTGTGGGATAGGATGTAattacccgtctgaattggaaactcatcgacgtattcacactggggaaaggccattcacctgctttgtgtgtgagaagggattcacgaaGCTATCCAACCTCATCACACACCAGCATGTTCATACTGACCTGAGactgtttaaatgtgctgactgtgagaagagctttaaaagcagaaatgatttactgatacatcaacgcactcacactggggagaggccattcacctgctccgtgtgtgggaagggattcactcagtcatcacacctcctgaaacaccaacttgttcacagtgatcagagaccttttaaatgtgctgactgtgagaagagctttaaaagcagaattaatttactgatacatcaacgcactcacactggggagaggccgttcatctgctccgtgtgtgggaagggattcactcagtcatcacaactcctgacacaccaacttgttcacactaatcagagaccttttaaatgtgctgactgtgcgaagaactttaaaagcagaaaggatttactgatacatcaacgcactcacactggggagaggccgttcacctgcactgtgtgtgggaaaggattcacttgttCCTCCCACTTTCTgaaacaccaacttgttcacactgatcagagaccatttATATGTGCCGACTGTGAAAAAAGCTTTAAAAGCAGAatggatttactgatacatcaacgcactcacaccggTGAAAGGCCATTCACGTgtctggaatgtgggaagggatttaatgctttATCAAATCTCCAGACTCACCATCAGGTTCATTCTaatcagcgaccttttaaatgtgctgactgtgagaagagctttaaaagcagaaagtatttactgatacatcaacgcactcacactggggagaggccattcacctgctccgtgtgtgggaagggattcactcagtcatctcatCTCatgacacatcaacttgttcatactgatcagagaccgtttaaatgttctgactgtgagaagagctttaaaagtaaaagctgtttactgatacatcaacgcactcacactggggagaggccattctcctgctccctatgtgggaagggatttactcgttCATCCCAgattctgagacaccagcgagttcacactgggcagagaccgtacacttgccccgtATGTGAGAAGaagttcactcagtcatcccacctgactagacaccaacttgttcacactggtcAGAAactttttaaatgttctgactgtgaaaaaATATTTAAAAGTAAACCaaatctgcagagacaccagcgagttcacacggaaacagaatcatag